In Dermacentor silvarum isolate Dsil-2018 chromosome 2, BIME_Dsil_1.4, whole genome shotgun sequence, the following proteins share a genomic window:
- the LOC125943256 gene encoding uncharacterized protein LOC125943256, which yields MTCTRGTCFESERNVTASLTESFCKRSRTRPTTATSASASDIMVRDQVIFGTNNADLRELMLGQRNLTMAKVEELCRAADDGVLGNHVLGNSDNNDPNFRKRRIRKRRTGHFGPECTAGPVVIEDALENSDEHEDCKLFGWFHPDFFKGFGAFDDL from the exons ATGACCTGTACGAGAGGTACCTGTTTCGAATCCGAACGCAACGTGACGGCGAGTCTCACCGAAAGTTTCTGCAAGCGCTCAAGGACCAGGCCGACAACTGCGACTTCGGCGAGTGCCTCAGACATCATGGTACGCGACCAGGTGATATTCGGCACCAACAACGCCGATCTTCGAGAGCTGATGCTTGGCCAGCGAAACCTCACCATGGCCAAAGTTGAGGAACTGTGCAGAGCGGCGGACGATGGTGTGCTCGGCAATCACGTGTTGGGTAACAGCGACAACAACGACCCCAACTTTCGGAAGCGGCGCATTCGAAAAAG GAGAACGGGTCATTTCGGACCAGAGTGTACCGCGGGGCCAGTTGTGATCGAAGACGCGCTCGAAAACAGCGACGAACACGAAGACTGCAAACTGTTCGGCTGGTTTCACCCAGACTTCTTCAAAGGATTCGGTGCGTTTGATGACTTATGA